TACAAAAAGAAATTCAAATTTTAGAAGCTAGAAAAATAGAGAGATTTAAAGAAGAGGAAAAACAGCCTAAAATTGGACTAGTTCTAAGTGGTGGCGGTGCTAAAGGATTCGCACACATTGGTGTACTGAAAGTTTTAGAAGAGAATAATATCAAAGTTGATTACATCACTGGTACTAGTATGGGAGCCCTTATAGGAGCTCTTTATTCTGCGGGATACACTCCTGACCAGATTGAAAAGCTTGTTCTAGATATTAACTGGCAAGAAACTTTTAATGATAGTCCAAACCTTGCCGATATTCCTATCGACCAAAGATCTTTAATGAAAAACTACAATCTTTCATTAAAATATGATAACTCTCTTAACTTTGCATTACCTAAAGGGATTAGAAATACACAAAAGATATACCTTACTTTGAAAAATCTGCTTTGGAATGTTGAGCAAACAAGAGATTTTAAAAAATTACCAATTCCTTTAGAGATTATTGCAACAGATTTAAATACTGGTAAAGCTAAATCTTTTAATAGTGGAGACCTTGCTCAAGTTATTACAGCAAGTATATCTATCCCAACTATTTTCGATCCAGTTGTAATTGGAGGCAATTATTATGTGGATGGATTATTATCTAGAAATTTTCCAGTGGAAGATGCTTTCAACTTAGGAGCTGATATTGTTATCGGTGTTGATGTTGGAAGTTCTTTACAGAAAAAAGAGGAATATGATATTCTGAGTGTTGCAGATCAAATTGTTGCTATACAAAGTACAAGTTCTACTAAGAGACAAAGAGACCTAACTACTGTTCTTATTGAACCAGATGTCTCAAAATATAAAACCACAGATTTTAATGATTTTAAATCAATTAAAAATTCTGGAGAGATTGCTGCAAGAAAACAGATTAACAAAATTTTATCTTTTGGTCCTAAACAAAATAAAAGAAAAAGTTCGTTACAATTCAAAAATAACTTTGTCTTAGATAACTTAGAGATTATTAGTGAGTCTGAAAACGCAAATCATAAAGAGATTATTGAATCTATTTTCAAAAGCTCATTTGGTAATAGTGTTAATCCAGATACTTTAGAAAATTTAATGCTAAAAACATATAGTCTTAACTTTGTTAATAAAATATACTACTCTTTTGACAACAACACTTTGAAGCTCCAAGTTGAAGAAACTCCAACTAATATAGTTGGATTAGGAGTGGATTATCAAACTGACTACGGAACTACATTTTCTATTGGAACTGATATAAGTTCATTCGGAAAGATTGGAACCTTGTCTACTGTCGAAGCTACTTTTGGAGATTATTTAGGTCTTAACCTAAAGAATTTCTCCTATTACGGTGTTTCAAATAAAGTTGGAGTTCTTAGTAGCATAAGCTATTCTGAAAACCCATTTTTTATCTATCATGGTAAAAATAAAATTGGTAGTTATAAAAGTCAAGTTACAAAACTTGAAAGTGCATTTGTAACACAATATTCAAATCTATTCTTACTGTCTTACGGTGCTTCCTTAAACTACAGTAGTTTAGACTCTGAAATAAAAAATATTCTAGATACATCTATTGAATATTCAAAAAGTTACGGTGATATCTTTCTTAATATAAATTGGGATAAAACTAACTCTACAGCCTTTCCTACCAAAGGGTTTAAAGGTGAAGTTTCTCAAAGATGGGGTGGGAATTTAGGAAAAGATGATTTAAATTTCCTTTCTACAAATTACATCTCATCAAATTTCATTCCAATTACAGATAGTACAAGTCTAACTGCTAAACTTTTTGGAGGTAATGTCAGCGGAGAAGATATTCTTCCTGATAAATATATTAAACTTGGTGGTCTATCTGACGACCTATCACAAAATATGTTTTCTTTTAGTGGATACTATTTCCAAGAAAAATATCTATCATCACTTCTTGGAGTTAGTTTAGGTCTTCAACAAAAGATTATTGAAAATCTTTATTTTAGTACTCATTGGGATATTGCAACTTACAAATATGTTGATGAAGATTTCACTAATAATGCTAAATCCATACTTTGGAAAGATTATTCTCAAGGTGCGAGTATTGGACTAAATTATCTTAGCCTTATCGGCCCTATTAAGTTTAATATATCAAAAGCTCAAGAATCTCATGATTATCTATTCCAATTTAGTTTTGGTTATAAATTTGATTAACAAAAAAACACCCTAAATTATAAGGGTGTTTTTTACTTCTAATTTTTGAGCCAAACTTTCTAGCTCTTCTAATTCTTTGTCTGTAGGTGGTAAAAGAGTTTCTTGTAGAATTTCTCTAACTCCAAAATGTCTATATTTTATTATCTTATACCTTACATCTGTTTTAGCTATGACTTCAGATACATTTTTTATCGTCATTCTATTGTTCAATTTTCCCTGAACAACGACAGTTCTAACTTCAAATAGTTTTCCTATCTCTTTTAAAAAATTTAAATTTTTAATTACATTTTCAACTCTTTTCTCTGTTAATTTAAAATGCTCTTCTTCGTTCCAAGCTTTAACATCGAGCATAAAAGAATCAGTTACTTCCACAAACTCTTTATAAATATCCTTTTCTAAATCTAAACTTCCATTCGTATCTACAAAACAAGTTAAGTTTGGCCAACTTTTCTTTATCTCCTTAAAGAACTCTGTGATAAATTTATATTGAAGGGTACTCTCTCCTCCACTTACAGTAACTCCTTTAATAAAAGCTTTTACCTTCGCAACCTCTTTTACTAATTGGCTAACACTGTATTCTTTAACTTTAGGTGAAGCATCAAATCCACAGCTTTTTATACATCTATCACATTCGCAACATAAAGAATCATTCCACACTACTTTCTCTTTCTCTATGTAAAGAGCATTAGTTGGACACTCATCAACACATTTATAGCAATTTTTACAAATATTTATTGTTTCTGGATTATGACAATATTCACAATTGAAATTACATCCCTGAAAAAATATTGCCATTCTATTTCCTGGTCCATCAACATTTGAAAATTTTATTATTTTATTTATTTTAGCAGTTAACTCTATACTACTCACTTCTTAGTTTTCTCCCTAAAGCTTTTGCATTATCTCTAGCACCTTTTCCTAAAATAGTTGTATCTCTTAGAACTTGCTCTCCTTTATCTAGCTTTTCCATTTCAGATCTTTTTACTAAATATCCTGTTACTCTTACTACATCACAACTATCACTATATAGTGAGAAGAATCTCATATCAGTCTCAAAAGCTCCCTTTATTATATCTAAAATCGCTTCAGGATTACTTTTGTAAGTTTCGTCGAATACGAATATATCTCCAATTCCACTTGGACAATATTGATGGAACGGTGCTGACTGAACTATGTGCTCAAATATCTCTGGTTCTTCTCCTACTGGAATTCTACATCCTGGACTTTCATTTCTATCTGTATCAATACCAACTTGTGAATGTAACAAGTGAGTATTTCCGAAAAACTCTCCAGCATATTTTGTTTTATGATTTTGAACTAAGCTACTCATTGATCTTACTATTTCTAAGGCTAAATCTGCTGCTACTTCTGAATATCCAAATCTAT
Above is a genomic segment from Cetobacterium sp. ZOR0034 containing:
- a CDS encoding patatin-like phospholipase family protein, with the translated sequence MKKNYLFFTLLFAFIFSFSFSKTAEDIEIKKLKEQIKILQKEIQILEARKIERFKEEEKQPKIGLVLSGGGAKGFAHIGVLKVLEENNIKVDYITGTSMGALIGALYSAGYTPDQIEKLVLDINWQETFNDSPNLADIPIDQRSLMKNYNLSLKYDNSLNFALPKGIRNTQKIYLTLKNLLWNVEQTRDFKKLPIPLEIIATDLNTGKAKSFNSGDLAQVITASISIPTIFDPVVIGGNYYVDGLLSRNFPVEDAFNLGADIVIGVDVGSSLQKKEEYDILSVADQIVAIQSTSSTKRQRDLTTVLIEPDVSKYKTTDFNDFKSIKNSGEIAARKQINKILSFGPKQNKRKSSLQFKNNFVLDNLEIISESENANHKEIIESIFKSSFGNSVNPDTLENLMLKTYSLNFVNKIYYSFDNNTLKLQVEETPTNIVGLGVDYQTDYGTTFSIGTDISSFGKIGTLSTVEATFGDYLGLNLKNFSYYGVSNKVGVLSSISYSENPFFIYHGKNKIGSYKSQVTKLESAFVTQYSNLFLLSYGASLNYSSLDSEIKNILDTSIEYSKSYGDIFLNINWDKTNSTAFPTKGFKGEVSQRWGGNLGKDDLNFLSTNYISSNFIPITDSTSLTAKLFGGNVSGEDILPDKYIKLGGLSDDLSQNMFSFSGYYFQEKYLSSLLGVSLGLQQKIIENLYFSTHWDIATYKYVDEDFTNNAKSILWKDYSQGASIGLNYLSLIGPIKFNISKAQESHDYLFQFSFGYKFD
- a CDS encoding YjjW family glycine radical enzyme activase gives rise to the protein MSSIELTAKINKIIKFSNVDGPGNRMAIFFQGCNFNCEYCHNPETINICKNCYKCVDECPTNALYIEKEKVVWNDSLCCECDRCIKSCGFDASPKVKEYSVSQLVKEVAKVKAFIKGVTVSGGESTLQYKFITEFFKEIKKSWPNLTCFVDTNGSLDLEKDIYKEFVEVTDSFMLDVKAWNEEEHFKLTEKRVENVIKNLNFLKEIGKLFEVRTVVVQGKLNNRMTIKNVSEVIAKTDVRYKIIKYRHFGVREILQETLLPPTDKELEELESLAQKLEVKNTLII